A window of the Scandinavium goeteborgense genome harbors these coding sequences:
- the xseA gene encoding exodeoxyribonuclease VII large subunit, translating to MLPSQSPAIFTVSRLNQSVRLLLEREMGQVWISGEISNFSQPSSGHWYFTLKDDNAQVRCAMFRNSNRRVTFRPQHGQQVLVRANITLYEPRGDYQIIVESMQPAGEGLLQQKYEQLKALLSAEGLFDQQFKQPLPTPAHCVGVITSKSGAALHDILHVLKRRDPSLPVVIYPTSVQGDDAPGQIVRAIELANQREECDVLIVGRGGGSLEDLWSFNDERVARAIFASRIPVVSAVGHETDVTIADFVADLRAPTPSAAAEMVSRNQLELLRQVQSAQQRLEMAMDYFIANRNRRFSQLQHRLQQQHPQLRLARQQTVLDRLRQRMNFALDNQLKKTTQRQQRVIQRLNQQNPQPRIYRAQTRIQQLEYRLAQMLRAQLSTTRERFGNAVTHLEAVSPLSTLARGYSVTTAADGKLVKKTKQLNAGDTLTTRLEDGVVESEVTKITPVKKTRARKAKS from the coding sequence ATGTTGCCTTCTCAATCCCCCGCAATTTTTACCGTTAGCCGCCTGAATCAGTCGGTTCGTCTGCTGCTGGAACGAGAAATGGGCCAGGTGTGGATCAGCGGCGAAATCTCCAACTTTTCTCAGCCCTCTTCCGGGCACTGGTATTTTACCCTCAAAGACGACAACGCCCAGGTGCGCTGTGCGATGTTCCGCAACAGCAATCGCCGCGTCACGTTTCGTCCACAGCACGGCCAGCAGGTTTTAGTTCGCGCGAACATCACGCTGTATGAGCCGCGCGGTGACTACCAGATTATCGTCGAAAGCATGCAGCCTGCGGGCGAAGGGCTTTTGCAGCAAAAGTACGAGCAGCTCAAAGCGCTGTTGTCCGCGGAAGGCCTGTTCGATCAGCAGTTCAAGCAGCCTTTGCCAACGCCTGCGCACTGCGTCGGGGTGATTACCTCGAAAAGCGGTGCTGCATTGCACGACATCCTTCATGTCCTCAAACGCCGCGATCCGTCACTGCCGGTGGTGATTTATCCCACTTCGGTTCAGGGTGACGATGCGCCGGGCCAGATTGTTCGCGCCATTGAACTGGCGAACCAGCGTGAAGAGTGTGACGTGCTGATTGTCGGGCGCGGCGGGGGTTCGCTGGAAGATTTGTGGAGTTTCAACGACGAACGCGTGGCGCGGGCAATTTTTGCCAGCCGCATTCCGGTGGTCAGCGCCGTCGGACATGAAACCGATGTCACCATCGCCGATTTCGTGGCTGATTTACGCGCCCCGACGCCGTCTGCGGCTGCCGAAATGGTCAGCCGCAATCAGTTGGAACTGCTGCGCCAAGTGCAGTCGGCCCAACAGCGGCTGGAAATGGCGATGGATTACTTCATCGCCAACCGTAATCGTCGTTTCAGTCAGCTCCAGCATCGCCTGCAACAGCAACATCCGCAGCTGCGCCTCGCGCGTCAGCAAACGGTGCTCGACAGACTGCGCCAGCGCATGAACTTTGCGTTAGATAATCAGCTGAAAAAAACCACTCAGCGTCAGCAGCGGGTGATTCAGCGTCTGAATCAACAAAATCCGCAGCCGCGCATTTACCGCGCGCAAACACGTATTCAACAACTGGAGTATCGTCTGGCGCAGATGCTTCGTGCGCAGCTCAGTACAACGCGGGAACGGTTTGGTAATGCGGTAACGCATCTTGAGGCTGTTAGCCCGTTGTCGACGCTGGCACGCGGCTACAGCGTGACGACAGCCGCCGACGGCAAGCTGGTCAAAAAAACCAAACAGCTAAATGCCGGAGACACGCTGACGACGCGTCTGGAAGATGGGGTGGTGGAAAGTGAAGTCACTAAAATCACGCCGGTGAAGAAAACGCGGGCGCGCAAAGCCAAATCGTAG
- the guaB gene encoding IMP dehydrogenase yields MLRIAKEALTFDDVLLVPAHSTVLPNTADLSTHLTQSIRLNIPMLSAAMDTVTEARLAIALAQEGGIGFIHKNMSIERQAEEVRLVKKYESGVVSDPQSVLPTTTLAEVKELTARNGFAGYPVVTETNELVGIITGRDVRFVTDLSQPVSVYMTPKERLVTVREGEARDVVFGKMHEKRVEKALVVDANFHLIGMITVKDFQKAERKPNACKDEHGRLRVGAAVGAGAGNEERVDALVAAGVDVLLIDSSHGHSEGVLQRIRETRAKYPDLQIIGGNVATGAGARALADAGVSAVKVGIGPGSICTTRIVTGVGVPQITAVSDAVEALEGLGIPVIADGGIRFSGDIAKAIAAGASAVMVGSMLAGTEESPGEIELYQGRSYKSYRGMGSLGAMSKGSSDRYFQSDNAADKLVPEGIEGRVAYKGRLKEIIHQQMGGLRSCMGLTGCGTIDALRTKAEFVRISGAGIQESHVHDVTITKESPNYRMGS; encoded by the coding sequence ATGCTACGTATCGCCAAAGAAGCACTGACGTTTGACGACGTCCTCCTCGTTCCCGCTCATTCCACCGTTCTGCCGAATACTGCCGATCTCAGCACGCATTTGACCCAATCCATTCGCCTGAACATTCCTATGCTCTCCGCAGCAATGGACACCGTGACGGAAGCGCGCCTGGCAATTGCTCTGGCTCAGGAAGGTGGCATCGGCTTTATTCACAAAAACATGTCTATCGAGCGTCAGGCAGAAGAAGTTCGCCTCGTGAAGAAATACGAATCCGGCGTGGTTTCTGACCCACAGTCCGTTTTACCAACCACCACGCTCGCAGAAGTGAAAGAGCTGACCGCGCGTAACGGTTTTGCCGGTTACCCGGTCGTGACTGAAACCAACGAACTGGTCGGTATCATCACCGGCCGTGACGTGCGTTTTGTGACTGACCTCAGCCAGCCTGTTAGCGTATACATGACACCGAAAGAGCGTCTGGTCACCGTGCGTGAAGGCGAAGCTCGTGACGTCGTGTTCGGTAAAATGCATGAAAAACGTGTGGAAAAAGCGTTGGTTGTTGATGCGAATTTCCACCTGATCGGCATGATCACCGTAAAAGATTTCCAGAAAGCCGAGCGTAAACCGAATGCGTGTAAAGACGAGCATGGTCGTCTGCGCGTGGGTGCGGCGGTTGGCGCAGGGGCCGGTAACGAAGAGCGCGTTGATGCGCTGGTTGCCGCGGGCGTTGACGTTCTGCTGATTGACTCCTCCCACGGCCATTCCGAAGGCGTTCTGCAACGTATTCGTGAAACCCGTGCAAAATACCCTGATCTGCAAATCATCGGCGGCAACGTGGCTACGGGTGCCGGCGCCCGTGCGCTGGCTGACGCTGGCGTGAGCGCAGTGAAAGTGGGTATCGGTCCTGGCTCTATCTGTACTACCCGTATCGTGACCGGCGTAGGCGTCCCACAAATCACCGCCGTTTCTGACGCGGTTGAAGCGCTGGAAGGCCTGGGCATTCCGGTTATCGCCGATGGCGGCATCCGTTTCTCCGGTGACATCGCCAAAGCCATCGCTGCGGGCGCAAGCGCAGTCATGGTCGGTTCTATGCTGGCAGGTACCGAAGAATCCCCGGGTGAAATCGAACTCTACCAGGGCCGTTCTTACAAATCCTACCGCGGCATGGGCTCTCTGGGCGCGATGTCCAAAGGTTCCTCAGACCGTTACTTCCAGAGCGATAACGCTGCCGACAAACTGGTACCGGAAGGTATCGAAGGTCGCGTGGCATACAAAGGTCGCCTGAAAGAGATCATTCACCAGCAGATGGGCGGCCTGCGCTCCTGTATGGGTCTGACCGGCTGTGGTACCATCGACGCGCTGCGTACCAAGGCTGAGTTCGTACGCATCAGCGGGGCGGGCATTCAGGAAAGTCACGTACATGACGTGACCATCACCAAGGAATCCCCGAACTACCGCATGGGTTCTTGA
- the guaA gene encoding glutamine-hydrolyzing GMP synthase — translation MTDNIHKHRILILDFGSQYTQLVARRVRELGVYCELWAWDVTEAQIREFNPSGIILSGGPESTTEDNSPRAPEYVFEAGVPVLGVCYGMQTMAMQLGGHVEGSNEREFGYAQVEVRTDSALVRGIEDALTADGKPLLDVWMSHGDKVTAIPSDFVTVASTETCPFAIMANEEKRFYGVQFHPEVTHTRQGLRMLERFVLDICQCEALWTSAKIIEDAVERIRQQVGDDKVILGLSGGVDSSVTAMLLHRAIGKNLTCVFVDNGLLRLNESQQVLDMFGDHFGLNIVHVEGEERFLSALAGENDPEAKRKIIGRVFVEVFDEEALKLEDVKWLAQGTIYPDVIESAASATGKAHVIKSHHNVGGLPKEMKMGLVEPLRELFKDEVRKIGLELGLPYDMLYRHPFPGPGLGVRVLGEVKKEYCDLLRRADAIFIEELHKADLYNKVSQAFTVFLPVRSVGVMGDGRKYDWVVSLRAVETIDFMTAHWAHLPYDFLGRVSNRIINEVNGISRVVYDISGKPPATIEWE, via the coding sequence ATGACCGACAATATTCATAAGCATCGCATTCTTATCCTCGATTTCGGTTCTCAATACACTCAGCTGGTTGCACGTCGCGTGCGCGAGCTGGGCGTTTATTGCGAACTTTGGGCCTGGGACGTTACCGAAGCACAAATTCGTGAGTTCAATCCGAGCGGTATCATCCTGTCCGGCGGCCCGGAAAGCACCACCGAAGACAACAGCCCACGCGCACCAGAGTATGTCTTCGAAGCAGGCGTCCCGGTGCTTGGCGTGTGCTACGGCATGCAGACCATGGCGATGCAGCTTGGCGGCCACGTTGAAGGCTCTAACGAACGCGAGTTCGGCTACGCGCAGGTAGAAGTCAGAACCGACAGCGCACTGGTTCGTGGCATCGAAGACGCCCTGACCGCTGATGGCAAACCCCTGCTCGACGTGTGGATGAGCCACGGCGACAAAGTCACCGCCATCCCGTCTGATTTCGTGACCGTTGCCAGCACCGAAACGTGCCCGTTTGCCATCATGGCTAACGAAGAAAAACGCTTCTACGGCGTGCAATTCCACCCAGAAGTGACGCACACCCGTCAGGGCCTGCGCATGCTGGAGCGTTTCGTGCTCGACATCTGTCAGTGCGAAGCCCTGTGGACCTCAGCAAAAATCATCGAAGATGCGGTAGAGCGTATTCGTCAGCAGGTTGGCGACGACAAAGTGATCCTCGGCCTGTCCGGCGGCGTCGATTCTTCCGTTACCGCGATGCTGCTGCACCGTGCTATCGGTAAAAATCTGACCTGTGTGTTCGTCGACAACGGTCTGCTGCGCCTGAATGAATCTCAGCAGGTGCTGGATATGTTCGGCGATCATTTCGGTCTGAACATCGTGCACGTGGAAGGCGAAGAGCGCTTCCTGAGCGCGCTGGCGGGCGAAAACGATCCGGAAGCGAAACGTAAAATCATCGGCCGCGTGTTTGTCGAAGTGTTCGATGAAGAAGCGCTGAAGCTCGAAGACGTGAAATGGCTGGCGCAGGGCACTATCTACCCAGACGTGATTGAATCCGCCGCTTCCGCGACCGGTAAAGCACACGTCATCAAATCTCACCACAACGTGGGCGGCTTGCCGAAAGAGATGAAGATGGGCCTGGTTGAGCCGCTGCGTGAACTGTTCAAAGACGAAGTGCGCAAAATCGGTCTGGAGCTGGGTCTGCCGTACGACATGCTGTACCGTCACCCGTTCCCAGGGCCAGGCCTCGGCGTGCGCGTGCTGGGCGAAGTGAAGAAAGAGTACTGCGACCTGCTGCGTCGTGCGGACGCTATCTTCATCGAAGAGCTGCACAAAGCCGACCTGTACAACAAAGTGAGCCAGGCGTTCACCGTGTTCCTGCCGGTCCGTTCCGTTGGCGTGATGGGCGATGGACGCAAATACGACTGGGTTGTTTCCCTGCGTGCCGTTGAAACCATCGACTTCATGACCGCGCACTGGGCGCACCTGCCGTACGATTTCCTCGGCCGCGTATCCAACCGCATCATCAACGAAGTGAACGGTATTTCCCGTGTGGTGTATGACATCAGCGGCAAACCGCCAGCGACGATCGAGTGGGAATAA
- a CDS encoding MFS transporter, which yields MKTSFVSPFSSDQSREQSRPAGIPRSLVWLFAIASGLSVANVYYAQPLLDVLAQDFGINHAAVGGVVTATQIGCALALLLLVPLGDRMDRRRLMAFQLLALVVALIAVAMASSASALLVGMVAVGLLGTAMTQGLIAYAASAAAPHEQGRVVGSAQSGVFIGLLMARVFSGAVSDLTGWRGVYLCSALLMLLIALPLWRRLPTLATVPDTISYPRLIASMLTLLKEEKVLQVRGGLALLMFAAFYIFWSALVLPLSAPPFGFSHTAIGAFGLAGVAGALIATRAGQWADRGYAQRTSALALIALLLAWWPLSQMAVSLGMLVIGIVLLDLGGQALHVTNQSMIFRTRPEAHSRLVGLYMLFYSIGSGLGAIWTTATYAYGGWPGVCLLGAAVSFLALGFWWFTRKIG from the coding sequence ATGAAAACTTCTTTCGTATCACCGTTTTCGTCAGACCAAAGCCGCGAACAGTCTCGGCCTGCGGGCATACCCCGCAGTCTGGTATGGCTGTTCGCCATCGCCAGCGGCTTGAGCGTGGCCAATGTCTATTACGCACAGCCTTTGCTCGACGTACTGGCGCAGGATTTCGGTATCAATCATGCTGCTGTCGGCGGCGTGGTCACTGCCACACAGATTGGCTGCGCACTGGCTCTTCTGTTGCTGGTCCCGCTGGGCGACAGAATGGATCGCCGTCGCCTGATGGCCTTCCAGCTGCTGGCGCTGGTGGTTGCTCTCATTGCGGTCGCCATGGCGAGTTCTGCGTCCGCCCTGCTGGTGGGTATGGTCGCCGTCGGCTTGCTGGGAACGGCGATGACCCAAGGGCTGATAGCCTATGCGGCCAGTGCAGCAGCCCCGCATGAGCAAGGACGCGTCGTTGGTTCGGCACAAAGCGGCGTGTTTATTGGTTTACTGATGGCCCGGGTATTTTCTGGCGCCGTCAGCGATCTGACCGGTTGGCGCGGCGTTTACCTCTGTTCCGCGCTCCTCATGCTATTGATTGCACTTCCGCTTTGGCGCAGGCTTCCGACCCTGGCAACGGTGCCGGATACGATTAGCTATCCACGCCTGATTGCCTCCATGCTGACGCTGCTGAAAGAAGAAAAAGTACTACAGGTGCGCGGCGGGCTGGCGCTGCTGATGTTTGCCGCGTTCTACATTTTCTGGAGTGCGTTAGTGCTGCCGTTAAGTGCCCCGCCGTTTGGCTTCTCACACACCGCCATCGGAGCCTTCGGTCTCGCAGGAGTGGCTGGGGCGCTTATCGCCACAAGGGCGGGACAATGGGCCGATCGGGGATATGCCCAACGCACCAGTGCGCTCGCGCTTATCGCATTGCTATTGGCCTGGTGGCCGCTGTCACAAATGGCGGTATCGCTCGGCATGCTGGTGATCGGTATTGTGCTGCTCGATTTGGGTGGACAGGCACTGCACGTTACCAACCAGAGCATGATTTTCCGCACCCGACCCGAAGCCCATAGCCGTCTGGTCGGGCTTTACATGTTGTTCTATTCTATCGGCAGCGGACTGGGCGCCATCTGGACCACCGCGACTTATGCCTATGGGGGCTGGCCTGGCGTGTGCCTGCTCGGTGCTGCGGTCAGTTTCTTAGCGCTCGGATTCTGGTGGTTCACGCGAAAAATTGGCTGA